The Sphaerospermopsis torques-reginae ITEP-024 genome has a window encoding:
- a CDS encoding single-stranded DNA-binding protein, which produces MSINVVTLVGRVGGDPNIRYFESGKVKCELTLAVNRKTRNSDQPDWFNLELWGKTAEIAGNYVRKGSLIGVKGSLKFDSWSDRQTGVNRSKPVIQVEQLDLLGSKRDAEGAMGDMSPDNF; this is translated from the coding sequence ATGAGCATTAATGTTGTCACTCTGGTTGGACGGGTAGGTGGCGATCCGAATATCAGGTATTTTGAGTCGGGAAAGGTTAAATGTGAGTTAACTTTAGCGGTTAATAGAAAAACTCGCAATAGTGATCAACCGGACTGGTTTAATTTGGAACTGTGGGGCAAAACTGCGGAAATAGCAGGTAATTATGTGCGTAAAGGCAGTTTAATTGGGGTTAAAGGTTCTTTGAAATTTGATAGTTGGAGCGATCGCCAAACAGGTGTTAACCGTTCCAAACCTGTGATTCAAGTAGAACAGTTAGACTTACTCGGTTCTAAGCGTGATGCTGAGGGTGCTATGGGCGATATGTCTCCAGATAATTTTTAG
- a CDS encoding rod shape-determining protein, protein MGIDLGTANTLVYVSGKGIVLQEPSVVAIDQNEKIALAVGEEAKKMLGRTPGNVIAVRPLRDGVIADFETAELMLKSFIQRVNEGKSLILPRIVIGIPSGVTGVERRAVMDAAAQAGAREVYLIDEPVAAAIGAGLPVEQPTGNMIIDIGGGTTEVAVLSLQGTVISESVRIAGDELTDSIIQYMKKVHNLVIGERTAEDIKIRIGSAYPTDDDHDAIMEVRGLHLLSGLPRTVTIKGQEIRESMLEPLSVIIEAVKRTLERTPPELAADIIDRGIMLAGGGALLKGIDTLISHETGIVTHIAADPLSCVVLGTGRVLENFKQLERVFSGRSRNM, encoded by the coding sequence ATGGGTATCGACCTCGGTACAGCCAACACCCTAGTTTATGTATCTGGTAAAGGAATTGTACTACAAGAACCGTCAGTAGTTGCCATTGATCAAAATGAAAAAATAGCACTGGCAGTAGGAGAAGAAGCCAAAAAAATGCTCGGTCGGACACCGGGTAATGTAATAGCAGTCCGCCCTTTGCGTGATGGTGTCATTGCTGATTTTGAGACGGCCGAACTGATGCTAAAAAGTTTTATCCAGCGAGTAAATGAAGGTAAGTCCCTGATTTTACCACGGATAGTCATTGGTATACCCAGCGGCGTGACAGGAGTAGAAAGACGAGCAGTCATGGATGCAGCTGCTCAAGCCGGAGCTAGAGAAGTATACTTAATTGATGAACCAGTAGCAGCAGCCATTGGTGCTGGTTTACCAGTAGAGCAACCCACAGGTAACATGATCATTGATATTGGAGGAGGAACAACAGAAGTAGCTGTACTCAGTTTACAAGGAACAGTAATCAGCGAATCAGTACGTATTGCTGGAGATGAATTAACAGACTCAATTATTCAGTATATGAAAAAAGTTCATAACCTGGTAATTGGTGAAAGAACAGCAGAAGACATCAAAATTCGCATTGGTTCTGCCTATCCTACCGACGATGATCACGATGCGATCATGGAAGTCCGGGGTTTACACCTGCTTTCTGGACTGCCAAGAACAGTCACCATCAAAGGTCAAGAAATTCGAGAAAGTATGTTAGAACCATTATCAGTAATTATAGAAGCTGTCAAACGTACACTAGAACGCACCCCCCCAGAACTAGCAGCAGATATTATTGACAGAGGAATTATGTTAGCAGGTGGTGGCGCATTACTTAAAGGGATAGATACCTTAATTAGTCATGAAACAGGTATAGTCACTCATATTGCAGCAGATCCTTTAAGTTGTGTTGTATTGGGTACAGGTCGTGTGCTAGAAAACTTCAAGCAGCTAGAACGGGTATTCAGCGGACGATCTCGCAATATGTAG
- the mreC gene encoding rod shape-determining protein MreC, which produces MFTARRWWENKGLQIGFLALVFGSAWTLRHTQGSLVMEIYQGIATPLKTLQPRITPEDRLREAKLLELQTRIVELESQNQKLQSLLGYVEKEPLANRPIVARVIGRSADHWWQQVTLNSGTKAGIQEGFIVQAEGGLIGLVESVTPNTSRVLLVSDLKSQVGVTISRTSAKGVLRGDSSGEGVLEFYEKVPNVKVGDLVSTSTYSQKFPAGVPVGRIKSLDLKKLPTSVAKVELFPPIRYLDWVTVYPGPENLHLEKPN; this is translated from the coding sequence ATGTTTACGGCACGCCGTTGGTGGGAAAATAAGGGATTACAAATCGGTTTTTTAGCACTAGTCTTTGGTAGTGCTTGGACACTACGACATACTCAAGGGTCGCTAGTGATGGAGATATATCAAGGTATTGCCACTCCATTAAAGACGTTGCAGCCCAGGATAACTCCTGAAGATCGTCTCCGTGAAGCCAAGTTATTAGAATTGCAAACCCGGATAGTAGAGCTAGAAAGCCAAAATCAAAAACTACAAAGTTTATTGGGATACGTAGAGAAAGAACCACTTGCAAACCGCCCAATAGTAGCCAGGGTAATAGGCCGCAGTGCAGACCATTGGTGGCAGCAAGTAACTTTAAATAGTGGCACAAAAGCAGGAATTCAAGAAGGCTTTATTGTCCAAGCCGAAGGTGGCCTAATCGGTTTAGTAGAAAGTGTCACTCCCAATACTAGCCGAGTATTATTAGTTAGCGATCTGAAAAGTCAAGTAGGAGTCACCATTAGCCGTACATCTGCTAAAGGAGTTTTACGAGGTGATTCTTCCGGCGAAGGAGTGCTAGAGTTTTATGAAAAAGTCCCCAATGTCAAAGTTGGAGATTTAGTTTCTACCTCTACTTACAGTCAGAAATTTCCCGCTGGTGTACCAGTAGGCAGAATCAAATCTTTAGATTTAAAGAAACTCCCCACCTCAGTAGCCAAAGTTGAATTATTCCCACCAATACGCTATTTAGATTGGGTAACAGTATATCCAGGTCCAGAAAACCTACATTTAGAAAAACCAAACTAA
- the mreD gene encoding rod shape-determining protein MreD, which produces MKIPGFPGSTSNKARKPVRKSKSLIPQLTDWHPWLRQVMDWTVTSGSVLLCLLMLPTRFPGMELLGIGPNWLLIWVVAWSVKRSMLAGALAGIILGLLQDALTAPNPSHAISLGIVGMLTSLIQKQRFIQEDFISIALIVFGMAVVLNTILALQFSFMGGNCGAECFRKAEDIWIYYQRVALASAILSSLWAPVLYYPLNRWWQKMKLIHNS; this is translated from the coding sequence ATGAAAATTCCTGGATTTCCTGGCAGCACAAGCAATAAAGCAAGAAAGCCAGTCCGCAAATCCAAATCCTTAATTCCCCAACTAACAGATTGGCATCCCTGGCTACGTCAAGTCATGGATTGGACAGTGACATCTGGCTCTGTGCTGTTATGTTTACTGATGTTGCCAACCCGATTCCCAGGCATGGAATTATTGGGTATTGGACCTAACTGGTTACTAATTTGGGTAGTAGCTTGGAGTGTGAAACGCTCTATGCTTGCAGGTGCATTGGCAGGTATCATTTTAGGTTTACTACAAGATGCTTTGACAGCGCCTAACCCTTCCCATGCCATCAGTTTAGGAATTGTAGGAATGCTGACCAGCCTAATTCAAAAGCAACGTTTTATTCAAGAAGACTTTATTTCTATTGCTTTAATTGTCTTTGGCATGGCGGTAGTCTTAAATACTATTTTGGCATTGCAATTTTCTTTCATGGGTGGTAACTGTGGTGCAGAATGTTTCCGCAAAGCGGAAGACATCTGGATATATTACCAACGTGTGGCCTTAGCTTCTGCTATTCTTAGTAGTCTATGGGCTCCTGTGCTTTATTACCCTCTCAATCGTTGGTGGCAAAAAATGAAATTAATTCATAATTCATAA
- the ribD gene encoding bifunctional diaminohydroxyphosphoribosylaminopyrimidine deaminase/5-amino-6-(5-phosphoribosylamino)uracil reductase RibD, with product MSSNMVSSEFDSLMMQRCLQLARRALGRTSPNPLVGAVVVKDGEIVGEGFHPRAGEPHAEVFALRAAGEKARGATIYVSLEPCNHYGRTPPCSKGLIKAGVSKVVVGMVDPNPLVAGGGIARLRDAGIEVVVGVEEEACQKLNEGFIHRILYKRPLGILKYAMTLDGKIATDSGHSAWISNPDARSEVHQLRAACDAVIVGGNTVRQDNPYLTTRQQEGHNPLRVVMSRSLNLPENARLWEVAEAPTLVLTAVGSSPDFQKMLLNKGVEVVEFSLLTPDHVMAYLYERGFCSVLWECGGTLAASAIAQNAVQKILAFIAPKIIGGSHAPTPVGDLGFTSMTEAIPLERVNWRVVGSDCLVEGYLPQKSQ from the coding sequence ATGTCCTCAAATATGGTAAGTAGTGAATTTGATTCCCTGATGATGCAACGGTGTTTGCAATTAGCCCGGCGTGCTTTGGGACGCACTTCACCAAATCCATTGGTGGGGGCTGTGGTTGTCAAAGATGGGGAAATTGTCGGGGAAGGTTTTCATCCCCGTGCAGGTGAACCTCATGCCGAAGTTTTTGCCCTCCGAGCCGCAGGAGAAAAAGCTCGTGGCGCTACAATTTATGTCAGTCTCGAACCCTGTAACCACTACGGCCGCACTCCCCCTTGTTCTAAAGGCTTAATCAAAGCTGGTGTATCTAAGGTAGTTGTGGGTATGGTCGATCCTAACCCTTTGGTAGCCGGAGGTGGTATTGCTCGTTTACGTGATGCGGGAATAGAAGTAGTCGTAGGGGTCGAAGAAGAAGCTTGTCAAAAACTAAATGAAGGTTTTATCCATCGCATTCTCTACAAACGTCCTTTAGGCATTTTGAAATATGCTATGACCCTGGATGGCAAAATTGCTACTGATTCTGGTCATAGTGCTTGGATCTCAAATCCCGATGCCCGCAGCGAAGTACATCAACTCAGGGCAGCTTGTGATGCTGTCATTGTTGGTGGTAATACCGTTAGACAGGATAATCCTTATTTAACAACTCGTCAGCAAGAAGGACATAATCCTTTGCGGGTGGTGATGAGTCGCAGTTTGAATTTGCCAGAAAATGCCCGTCTGTGGGAAGTGGCGGAAGCTCCTACTTTGGTGTTAACAGCAGTGGGCAGTTCCCCAGATTTTCAAAAGATGTTGCTTAACAAAGGTGTGGAAGTGGTGGAATTTTCCTTGCTCACTCCAGATCATGTTATGGCTTATCTATATGAGCGCGGTTTTTGCAGCGTGTTATGGGAATGCGGAGGAACTTTAGCTGCAAGTGCGATCGCTCAAAATGCAGTCCAAAAAATTCTGGCTTTTATCGCTCCTAAAATCATTGGTGGTAGTCATGCTCCCACACCCGTAGGTGATTTAGGTTTTACTTCTATGACTGAAGCTATACCCCTAGAAAGAGTTAATTGGCGTGTCGTCGGTTCTGACTGTTTAGTTGAAGGTTATTTACCACAAAAAAGTCAGTAG
- a CDS encoding DNA phosphorothioation-associated putative methyltransferase has product MVKPENNLNTFKELCQTSKQIEFSTIAACCYNSKYGKLLPDAFYIHLSALHTLDIQLQQYESLARSVAPQAELATIVKFSTNKPKVSYLFYPDFDTDAHPALHSSIQVDVKILTGTFRDYTDTNNPPILHRKETFVTPDYPSYEEFAALTRAQETLGLLNNTRGIGTRLGWEEKLKRYGVEIQGHTLVKKQDHVNTDNLIPKIERHKAAIIRHDFSRPLRLALDAGLFCPETTFFDYGCGHGGDMQRIADQGYVSNAWDPYYLPDAPRIPADVVNIGFVINVIEDQSERREALIKAWELTQKVLLVSAQVLISDSQKGVMAYGDGVVTRRNTFQKYYEQEELKVYIDQVLGVDSIPIALGVYFVFRDQAEAELFRASRYRSRATTPKVRACIQKFEEHRELLTPLMDFMTERGRIPGKGELAQEEEICQHFSSLRRAFQVIIKATDSEEWEEIADKRRQDLLVYLALTKFSHRPRLSQLPPSVQEDVLGLYSSYKQACLDADQMLRSVGNTELIIKRCQESKIGKKLPNSLWVHISALQALDPLLRLYEGCASRTIGRLEEANVIKFHLQTPKISYLFYPDFDHEPHPTLYRSMKVDLRDLQVTYKEYDVDDDPPLLHQLETLVTPDYPLYDKLVKLTLQEEERGLLEDWQSISHLSGWQKCLKEHFTVIKGYKLHWCKDADPYKLKLFKNAMNNRKKEREKEMEVVENGDVVGIDGDGN; this is encoded by the coding sequence ATGGTTAAGCCTGAGAACAACTTGAACACCTTTAAAGAACTTTGCCAAACATCCAAGCAGATAGAATTTAGCACCATCGCTGCTTGTTGCTATAACAGTAAATATGGCAAACTTCTCCCAGATGCTTTTTACATTCACCTTTCCGCACTGCATACCCTGGATATCCAACTTCAGCAGTATGAAAGTTTAGCTCGCAGTGTTGCACCCCAAGCGGAACTGGCAACAATTGTTAAATTTAGCACTAATAAACCAAAGGTTTCTTACTTATTTTATCCTGATTTTGATACCGATGCTCATCCGGCTTTACATTCTAGTATTCAAGTTGATGTAAAAATTTTGACTGGTACTTTCAGAGATTATACAGATACAAATAATCCTCCTATTCTCCATCGAAAGGAGACTTTTGTTACTCCTGACTATCCTAGTTATGAAGAGTTTGCAGCTTTAACTCGCGCTCAAGAAACTTTAGGTTTACTCAATAATACTAGGGGTATTGGTACTCGGTTAGGTTGGGAAGAAAAGTTAAAAAGATACGGAGTAGAAATACAGGGACATACTTTAGTTAAAAAACAAGATCATGTTAATACAGATAATTTAATACCGAAAATAGAAAGACATAAAGCAGCTATTATTCGTCATGATTTTTCTCGACCTTTGCGTTTAGCTTTAGATGCTGGTTTGTTTTGTCCAGAAACCACATTTTTTGATTATGGTTGTGGACATGGTGGAGATATGCAGCGCATCGCAGATCAAGGTTATGTCAGCAATGCTTGGGACCCTTATTATTTACCAGACGCTCCCCGCATACCTGCGGATGTTGTCAATATTGGTTTTGTGATTAATGTGATTGAAGATCAAAGTGAGCGTAGGGAAGCGTTAATAAAAGCTTGGGAACTGACACAAAAAGTTCTGTTGGTATCTGCTCAGGTGTTAATATCTGACTCTCAAAAAGGTGTGATGGCTTATGGTGATGGGGTAGTTACTAGGCGTAACACATTTCAGAAATATTATGAACAAGAAGAATTAAAAGTTTACATTGATCAGGTTTTGGGAGTTGATAGTATTCCCATCGCGTTGGGAGTTTATTTTGTTTTTAGAGATCAAGCAGAAGCAGAGTTATTTCGCGCTTCTCGTTATCGTTCTCGCGCTACTACTCCCAAAGTTAGAGCTTGTATTCAAAAGTTTGAAGAACATCGAGAATTGTTAACACCGTTAATGGATTTTATGACGGAACGGGGTAGAATACCTGGTAAGGGAGAGTTAGCGCAAGAAGAGGAAATTTGTCAACATTTTAGTAGTTTAAGACGAGCTTTTCAAGTGATTATTAAAGCGACAGATTCAGAAGAATGGGAAGAAATTGCAGATAAACGTCGTCAAGATTTATTGGTTTATTTAGCATTAACAAAATTTAGTCATCGTCCCAGATTATCACAACTACCGCCATCAGTTCAAGAGGATGTTTTAGGATTATATAGTAGTTATAAACAGGCGTGTTTAGATGCGGATCAAATGTTAAGGAGTGTGGGAAATACAGAGTTAATTATTAAACGTTGTCAGGAAAGTAAAATTGGGAAAAAATTACCTAATTCTTTATGGGTTCATATTTCTGCATTACAAGCACTTGATCCTTTGTTACGATTATATGAAGGTTGCGCTAGTAGGACTATTGGTAGGTTAGAAGAAGCAAATGTGATTAAATTTCACTTGCAAACACCAAAGATTTCCTATTTGTTTTATCCTGATTTTGATCATGAACCTCACCCGACATTATATAGATCAATGAAGGTTGATTTACGGGATTTACAAGTTACATATAAAGAATATGATGTTGATGATGATCCGCCGCTATTGCATCAATTAGAAACTTTAGTAACTCCTGATTATCCATTATATGATAAATTGGTAAAATTAACGCTTCAGGAAGAGGAAAGAGGACTGTTAGAAGATTGGCAAAGTATTAGTCATCTTTCGGGATGGCAGAAATGTTTAAAGGAACATTTTACTGTGATTAAAGGATATAAATTACATTGGTGCAAGGATGCTGATCCTTATAAGTTGAAGTTGTTTAAAAATGCGATGAATAATCGGAAGAAGGAGCGAGAAAAGGAAATGGAAGTAGTGGAAAACGGTGATGTTGTGGGGATAGATGGTGATGGGAATTAG
- a CDS encoding type II toxin-antitoxin system VapC family toxin, protein MNIILDACAVIAFFRNETGADLVREKISHPDNNSMIHIVNLCEVYYDFYRDIGESETEKLIKELSDIHVRTRFDLTANFWRQVSKYKATIKRISLADCFALTLADQEKGILVTSDRKEFEPVVPLNICQIDFIR, encoded by the coding sequence ATGAATATTATTTTAGATGCTTGTGCTGTCATTGCTTTTTTCCGTAATGAAACGGGTGCAGACTTAGTTAGAGAAAAAATCAGTCATCCTGATAATAATAGCATGATTCATATTGTTAATTTATGTGAAGTTTACTATGACTTTTATCGAGATATAGGAGAATCAGAAACAGAAAAATTAATCAAAGAATTAAGTGATATTCATGTTAGAACTCGCTTTGATTTGACTGCTAATTTTTGGCGACAAGTGAGTAAATATAAAGCTACAATCAAGCGGATTTCTTTAGCTGATTGTTTTGCTTTAACTTTAGCTGATCAAGAAAAGGGAATTTTGGTTACTTCAGACCGCAAAGAATTTGAGCCAGTTGTTCCTCTTAATATTTGTCAAATTGATTTTATTCGTTAA
- a CDS encoding type I restriction enzyme HsdR N-terminal domain-containing protein has protein sequence MDNAQLERLKKLQDLSLGDTEQEVREVFITPLLQELGYESGTKYHIDYEFPSKARLENKTESIKIDYVLSVGNEMKWILEAKRTKESVWNEKYINQAHRYATIKTINVDFYALCNGEEFALFLSKDRPNIPIFHFKRNELIERWDEINAKLSGKSFDTSIDNTSSEIDGEIISPIIYAENFEIDKLPCNPRDFVGREGIITKFWDFIDKVKSNKTFVRFVGFEGDYDIGKSSLILKLQDESKKNHSDSIFFYAVDVTVTQTQLFAAIVIKTAIKKAIEENFIELPEDIFDAIDIKENGLFFEQLPMQKILQNLKDSKKILIIFFDNFGDLLKQTKFEKSYELVYKTFEIFINKITAEKYNIVLGFSWNTGVESYLNEQIAHKWATLKKKREVFQINEFSHKEAEKYINLFTSNLKNQKRKITKKELEELEKFEEWLLQKCYASPWLLRKMFVKFCQADSQFRVPYLKYQHINKLITDMFIDDFKSLSLTQIECLQKIATFADNDTLAGDEKDIKILIEKGFVKRSGFNYDVKTPILREFILDHQVQFPDFSMIYIPKCRISVSLKAFRMLKTVRSKEDLIKKLTDSDEGTIENIIRDLRYLFQIEYDVENDNFIVLEDVLKMDDHEIANYLQAHLKEHLIVKKLNNHPEFKPEYRFYRKKFENLLKEIYFEKSITEKTLSDYTSRILSWLYFAGLIERHDIKPKAVLVIPFNRPGKQQGKLSESELQLSLF, from the coding sequence ATGGATAATGCTCAACTAGAACGTCTGAAAAAACTTCAGGATTTAAGCCTTGGTGATACTGAACAAGAGGTTAGAGAAGTTTTTATTACTCCTCTACTTCAAGAATTAGGCTATGAATCAGGAACAAAATACCATATTGACTACGAGTTTCCATCAAAAGCCCGATTGGAAAATAAAACAGAATCTATCAAGATAGACTATGTTCTTTCTGTGGGTAATGAAATGAAATGGATTTTAGAAGCTAAAAGAACTAAGGAATCTGTTTGGAATGAAAAATATATTAATCAAGCACATCGTTATGCAACTATTAAGACAATAAATGTCGATTTTTATGCTTTATGCAATGGTGAAGAGTTTGCATTATTTTTGTCTAAAGATAGACCAAATATACCAATTTTTCATTTCAAAAGAAATGAACTTATAGAAAGATGGGATGAAATAAATGCTAAATTATCTGGCAAATCTTTTGATACTTCAATAGATAATACCTCATCAGAAATTGATGGAGAAATAATCTCACCAATTATTTATGCAGAAAATTTTGAGATAGATAAACTTCCATGCAACCCAAGGGATTTTGTTGGTAGAGAAGGCATAATAACAAAATTTTGGGATTTTATAGATAAGGTCAAATCTAATAAAACTTTTGTTAGGTTTGTAGGCTTTGAAGGTGATTATGATATAGGTAAATCATCCCTAATTTTGAAGTTGCAAGATGAAAGTAAAAAGAATCACAGTGATAGTATTTTTTTCTATGCAGTTGATGTTACAGTTACACAAACACAACTTTTTGCAGCTATTGTAATTAAAACAGCTATAAAAAAAGCTATTGAGGAAAACTTTATAGAGTTGCCTGAAGATATATTTGATGCTATAGACATTAAAGAAAATGGATTATTCTTTGAACAATTACCAATGCAGAAAATTCTACAAAATCTCAAGGACAGTAAGAAGATTCTTATTATATTTTTTGATAATTTTGGCGATTTGCTAAAACAAACTAAATTTGAGAAATCCTATGAATTAGTGTACAAAACATTTGAAATTTTTATCAATAAAATAACTGCTGAGAAATATAACATTGTATTAGGATTTTCTTGGAATACAGGGGTTGAATCATATCTTAATGAACAGATAGCACATAAATGGGCGACTCTAAAAAAGAAAAGAGAAGTATTTCAAATTAATGAATTTTCACATAAAGAAGCTGAAAAATATATCAACTTATTTACAAGTAATTTAAAAAATCAAAAAAGAAAAATTACAAAAAAAGAATTAGAAGAATTAGAAAAATTTGAGGAATGGCTGCTACAAAAATGCTATGCTTCTCCTTGGTTATTAAGGAAAATGTTTGTTAAGTTTTGTCAGGCTGATTCTCAATTTAGAGTACCTTATTTAAAGTATCAACATATTAATAAATTGATCACTGATATGTTTATAGATGATTTTAAATCCCTTTCTCTAACACAGATTGAATGCTTACAAAAAATAGCCACTTTTGCAGATAATGATACATTAGCAGGTGATGAGAAAGACATAAAAATATTAATAGAGAAGGGATTTGTCAAACGTTCAGGCTTTAATTATGATGTTAAAACACCTATTTTGCGTGAATTTATTTTAGATCACCAAGTACAATTTCCTGATTTTAGTATGATTTACATACCCAAATGTCGTATATCTGTTTCTTTAAAAGCATTTCGTATGCTTAAAACTGTGCGTAGTAAAGAGGATTTAATCAAGAAATTAACAGATTCTGATGAAGGAACAATTGAAAATATTATCCGCGATCTTCGCTATCTATTTCAAATTGAATACGATGTTGAAAATGATAATTTTATTGTATTGGAAGATGTATTAAAAATGGATGATCACGAAATTGCAAATTATTTACAAGCTCACTTAAAAGAACATTTGATTGTGAAAAAATTAAATAATCATCCAGAATTTAAACCAGAATATAGATTTTATAGAAAGAAATTTGAAAACTTGTTAAAAGAGATTTATTTTGAAAAATCAATCACAGAAAAAACTCTATCAGACTATACTAGCAGAATACTCTCATGGTTATATTTTGCTGGATTAATTGAGAGACATGATATAAAACCGAAAGCTGTTTTAGTAATACCGTTTAATCGTCCGGGTAAACAACAGGGTAAACTATCTGAATCTGAATTACAATTATCTTTATTCTAG
- a CDS encoding Uma2 family endonuclease: MTQAAITNVELIQPSANNQTLTDEQFMLLKEDGNLYEYVDGELIIVANSGLEHGYLALTLGYFLTGFVREHKLGITCDSSTAFKMKNGNKRSPDLAFIDKARLQGLKRLPKGFFDGAPDLAVEIISPNNTFEEIHNKLVEYFENGTRLAWVILPDEECVLVYRKPKPSQLLQLEDNLNGEDVIPNFHLPLTELFQELSF; this comes from the coding sequence ATGACACAAGCTGCAATCACAAATGTAGAATTAATTCAACCTTCAGCTAATAATCAAACTTTGACAGATGAGCAATTTATGTTATTAAAGGAAGACGGAAATCTTTATGAATATGTGGATGGAGAACTAATAATTGTGGCAAATTCAGGTTTAGAACATGGTTATTTAGCTCTAACTCTCGGATATTTTTTAACAGGATTTGTACGCGAACATAAACTTGGGATAACTTGTGATTCTAGCACTGCGTTTAAAATGAAAAATGGTAACAAAAGATCCCCTGATCTGGCTTTTATTGATAAAGCAAGATTACAAGGTTTAAAACGATTACCTAAAGGTTTTTTTGATGGCGCTCCTGATTTAGCTGTAGAAATTATATCTCCTAATAATACTTTTGAGGAAATTCATAATAAATTAGTAGAATATTTTGAAAATGGTACTCGTTTAGCATGGGTAATATTGCCAGATGAAGAATGTGTATTAGTTTATCGCAAACCTAAACCATCACAGCTTTTACAATTAGAAGATAATCTTAATGGAGAAGATGTAATTCCTAATTTTCATCTTCCTTTGACAGAGTTATTTCAAGAATTGTCTTTTTAG